From the genome of Pungitius pungitius chromosome 21, fPunPun2.1, whole genome shotgun sequence, one region includes:
- the si:dkey-220f10.4 gene encoding tubby protein homolog yields the protein MEDPDIRQQKLDNQRTLLMKKQQKKRADSQMVVANRDARQRSRKHKAVRCDETPLLINQSLSNASLSDQVEHAHDNPLDEITLGESDATASATCDEAPSEKPVTPKKMNWEIDKEAEGQREAEAEGKRTKKKEVKKKEKAIPMEQDDEKDKEKERKNKKKDKVKESEDPQKTNRTTKREGKKSHVPEAPCGAGGSESAAETTSPKRDECDKSNSEEEALLHSPQKKKTLDTSRCQISEEKTSKGARETAKKEKATRRAEEAPPSLAALNSNYRESSSSSSDCESNERSTSAMSVEDLEKFSLRPAPRDGTIQCRVTRDRRGMEKGIYPTYYLHMEKEDGKRVFLMAGRKRKKCKTSNYLISTDPTNLSRDTNCYIGKLRSNVLGTKFTVYDEGENPEKKPFVKECESVRQELAAICYETNVLGFKGPRKMTVIVPGMLENDERVSIRPQSDAETLLARHAGGNTDQLVTLLNKSPSWNENTQSYVLNFHGRVTQASVKNFQIIHPDNEDYIVMQFGRVAEDVFSMDYRFPMCALQAFAIALSSFDGKLACE from the exons ATGGAGGACCCCGACATACGACAACAGAAGCTTGACAACCAG AGAACCCTCCTGATGAAgaaacagcagaagaagagggccGATTCCCAGATGGTGGTGGCCAACCGGGACGCTCGCCAAAGGAGTCGAAAGCACAAAGCTGTCCGATGTGACGAAACGCCGCTGTTGATCAACCAGTCCCTCAGCAACGCGTCCCTGAGTG ATCAGGTTGAACACGCCCACGATAACCCACTGGACGAGATCACGTTGGGGGAATCCGACGCGACAGCGAGCGCGACATGTGACGAGGCTCCTTCAGAGAAGCCCGTCACTCCCAAGAAAATGAACTGGGAGATCGACAAAGAGGCCGAGGGCCAGCGGGAGGCCGAGGCCGAGGGGAAAAGGACCAAGAAgaaagaagtgaaaaaaaaagaaaaagccattc CGATGGAACAGGACGACgaaaaggacaaagagaaggagagaaaaaacaagaagaaagacaagGTGAAAGAATCCGAAGACCCGCAGAAGACAAACAGGACTACCAAACGGGAGGGGAAAA AGAGCCACGTGCCGGAGGCGCCGTGCGGCGCCGGCGGGTCCGAGTCAGCGGCGGAGACGACGAGTCCGAAGAGGGATGAGTGTGACAAGAGCAACAGCGAAGAGGAGGCTCTTCTTCACTCgccccagaagaagaagacgctcGACACAT CCAGGTGCCAAATCAGCGAGGAGAAGACCAGCAAAGGAGCTCGGGAGACGGCGAAAAAGGAAAAGGCGACCAGGAGAGCGGAGGAGGCCCCGCCGAGCCTCGCTGCCCTCAACTCCAACTACAGggagagctcctcctcctcttccgaCTGCGAATCCAACGAAAGA TCGACGTCTGCGATGTCCGTGGAGGACCTGGAGAAGTTCTCCTTGCGTCCGGCCCCCAGAGACGGGACCATCCAGTGCAGGGTCACCAGGGACCGGAGAGGCATGGAGAAGGGCATCTACCCGACGTACTACCTCCACATGGAGAAGGAGGATGGCAAAAGG GTGTTCCTGATGGCAGGCCGAAAGAGGAAGAAGTGCAAAACATCCAACTATCTCATCTCCACCGACCCCACCAATCTGTCCAGAGATACAAACTGCTACATAGGAAAACTGAG GTCCAATGTTCTGGGCACAAAGTTCACGGTCTACGACGAAGGTGAAAACCCCGAGAAGAAGCCCTTCGTCAAAGAGTGCGAGTCCGTGCGACAAGAGCTGGCAGCCATCTGTTAC GAGACCAACGTGCTGGGATTCAAGGGTCCCAGGAAGATGACCGTGATCGTCCCCGGCATGCTGGAGAACGACGAGAGGGTCTCCATTCGCCCCCAGAGC GACGCGGAGACGCTGCTGGCCCGCCACGCCGGCGGCAACACGGACCAGCTGGTCACGCTGCTCAACAAGTCCCCCAGCTGGAACGAGAACACGCAGTCGTACGTGCTCAACTTCCACGGCCGCGTCACCCAGGCCTCCGTCAAGAACTTCCAGATCATCCACCCCGACAACG AGGATTACATCGTGATGCAGTTTGGCCGCGTGGCGGAGGACGTCTTCTCCATGGACTACCGCTTCCCCATGTGCGCCCTGCAGGCCTTTGCCATCGCTCTGTCCTCCTTCGATGGCAAACTGGCTTGTGAGTGA
- the cfap119 gene encoding coiled-coil domain-containing protein 189 → MDAESKALKAKVMLWTDVSHHEMEEMDKMQSIPDLERCLCSVLGLHLPEPKRGVLLELYVQTVLFGRECNFKKEQTSTLLSIIKSIHEANVETPLNNIEQCVEYGMDLLLCHSVRRPPFGINIFSFEEAGCILKYIHNSYVRHYKLYKYIFTKQVKLDLSLTYSDQDEPTESNPSATEVDNLMEKETKATESSPPNEEAEGAELG, encoded by the exons atggatGCGGAATCAAAG GCCCTGAAAGCTAAGGTGATGCTATG GACGGATGTGAGCCACCATGAAATGGAGGAGATGGACAAAATGCAGTCCATTCCTGATCTGGAgag GTGTTTATGCAGCGTGCTGGGACTCCACCTCCCTGAACCAAAGAGAGGAGTTCTCCTGGAGCTCTATGTCCAGACGGTGCTTTTTGGCCGAGAATGCaactttaaaaaggaacaaacctCAACGCTGTTGTCCATCATCAAGTCTATCCACGAGGCTAACGTAG AAACTCCTCTTAACAACATAGAACAGTGTGTGGAATACGGCATGGATCTACTTCTCTGTCACTCAGTCAGG CGCCCCCCCTTTGGCATCAACATCTTCAGCTTTGAGGAGGCGGGATGTATATTAAAATACATCCATAACAGCTACGTGAGACATTACAAACTCtacaaatatattttcaccAAACAG GTAAAACTGGATTTATCTCTAACTTACTCAGACCAGGATGAGCCCACCGAGTCAAATCCCTCCGCTACAG AGGTTGATAATCTGATGGAAAAAGAAACCAAAGCCACAGAGAGTTCTCCTCCAAACGAAGAAGCAGAGGGAGCCGAACTTG GTTAA
- the ube2ib gene encoding SUMO-conjugating enzyme UBC9-A, which translates to MSGIALSRLAQERKAWRKDHPFGFVAVPTKNPDGTMNLMNWECAIPGKKGTPWEGGLFKLRMLFKDDYPSSPPKCKFEPPLFHPNVYPSGTVCLSILEEDKDWRPAITIKQILLGIQELLNEPNIQDPAQAEAYTIYCQNRVEYEKRVRAQAKKFSPS; encoded by the exons ATGTCGGGCATTGCATTGAGCCGGCTTGCACAGGAGCGCAAGGCATGGCGGAAGGACCATCCTTTC GGATTTGTTGCCGTACCAACAAAAAATCCAGATGGAACCATGAATCTCATGAATTGGGAGTGTGCTATTCCCGGGAAGAAAGGG ACTCCGTGGGAAGGAGGCTTGTTCAAACTGCGCATGTTGTTCAAGGATGACTATCCTTCTTCACCTCCAAAAT GTAAATTTGAGCCACCACTCTTTCACCCGAATGTGTATCCATCAGGCACAGTATGCCTATCTATTCTAGAGGAGGACAAGGACTGGAGACCAGCCATCACAATAAAGCAG ATCTTATTAGGTATTCAGGAACTCTTAAATGAACCAAATATCCAGGATCCAGCCCAAGCAGAGGCTTACACAATCTACTG CCAAAACAGAGTAGAATATGAAAAAAGAGTTCGAGCACAAGCCAAAAAATTCTCCCCCTCGTAA
- the LOC119213400 gene encoding interleukin-21 receptor, producing MLLLLLQALLLASTGVVRLHGDPSAVVSQNLECVNDYLYTIKCTLSIQPPDGRYWLNFTETHDRKVFKCPLTHANGEFTCSFKTHNPKPEDDDDDDDHDDDGDETKIFQDTDRYEISLCHGREEGADACERLGAKYNPARNITPNAPRRLAVRRDSSGHLFTWTSTYEPYGEETALTEALVFQLRYYERGRARDPNLPIINTNQLNYSVADEHFVPNTKYAARVRSSPDQTHYMGHWSDWSAEVHWATGPAATDVHGALPSSTLVSGLVKVLVPLCVVVSFVLLFCCAPVKKWRQGAFIPTPALYFLTPNADCQGDFKSWAVTEENTADMLKAEETLQIDTVTECDVPEEEEEEEEEEEESKDHGHHQVTEGSVYNNVLLLGVPYAVSSMAPPSPPGSPAEGDSGCWMEKYCPMYCNEYCTLSAFQEKGPTGGGGPPTTKACPTGALRAEAVTEA from the exons atgctgctgctgctgctgcaggcgctTCTGCTCGCGTCTACCGGCGTGGTGCGTCTGCACGGAGATCCTTCCGCAG TTGTGTCCCAGAACCTTGAGTGTGTGAACGACTACCTGTACACCATCAAGTGCACCCTGAGCATCCAGCCGCCGGACGGCCGCTACTGGCTCAACTTCACGGAAACGCACGACAG AAAGGTATTCAAGTGCCCGCTGACACACGCCAACGGGGAGTTCACCTGCTCCTTCAAAACGCACAACCCGAAGCCAgaagatgacgacgacgacgacgaccatGATGACGACGGAGATGAAACGAAGATCTTTCAGGACACAGACCGTTACGAGATCTCGCTGTGTCACGGACGGGAGGAGGGAGCCGACGCCTGCGAGCGGCTGGGAGCCAAATACAACCCTGCGCGCAACA tcacgCCGAACGCGCCGCGCCGCCTCGCAGTGCGGCGCGACTCCAGCGGGCACCTCTTCACGTGGACGAGCACCTACGAGCCCTACGGGGAAGAGACCGCCCTGACCGAAGCCCTCGTCTTCCAGCTGCGCTACTACGAGAGAGGACGCGCGCGTGAC CCGAATTTGCCCATCATCAACACCAACCAGCTGAACTATTCTGTGGCCGATGAGCACTTTGTGCCAAACACCAAGTATGCTGCGCGAGTGCGTTCCAGTCCTGACCAGACTCACTACATGGGCCACTGGAGTGACTGGTCTGCTGAGGTCCACTGGGCCACAGGGCCGGCTGCGACGG ATGTCCACGGCGCGCTCCCATCCAGCACACTGGTTTCTGGCCTGGTGAAGGTTCTCGTCCCGCTCTGTGTGGTGGTGTCCTTCGTCCTGCTTTTCTGCTGCGCGCCAGTGAAGAA GTGGAGGCAGGGGGCCTTCATCCCAACGCCAGCGCTCTACTTCCTGACACCCAACGCCGACTGCCAGGGCGATTTCAAG AGCTGGGCGGTTACAGAAGAAAACACGGCGGACATGCTGAAGGCCGAGGAAACCCTCCAAATCGACACAGTCACCGAGTGTGACgtccccgaggaggaggaggaggaagaagaagaagaagaagagagcaaGGATCATGGTCACCACCAGGTGACGGAGGGCAGCGTGTACAACAACGTGTTGCTGCTGGGCGTCCCGTACGCCGTGAGCTCCATGGCGCCGCCGTCGCCCCCCGGGAGCCCCGCGGAGGGTGACTCGGGCTGCTGGATGGAGAAGTACTGCCCCATGTACTGCAATGAGTACTGCACCCTCAGCGCCTTCCAGGAGAAGGGTCCcacagggggagggggcccCCCTACAACCAAAGCCTGCCCGACGGGGGCCCTCAGAGCGGAGGCCGTTACTGAAGCATAA